The nucleotide sequence AGCCCGACCGCCACGTCTGGATACCCGTCCACTTGGACGTGCGTGTCCCTTAGCGCCGGTTACCTGCTCGGGGTGGTTTGTGGACCTTAACAAGCGCATGAAGGGGAGTAGATGGCTGCGATTTGGTGAAGCAGAGCAATGCGCTGGATTGTCCTTTTCCACGTAGGCTTATTGTTCGTCCTTCTGTCCTATGTCGCCGTCGGTGCTTACTCGGTGGGGTTCCGCTCTATGAGGGAGATCGATTTTGACGGCGATGGTTCAACGTCCGTCTCCGAAGTCTTGACCGCGTTAGACGTTGTGAAGGTTCCCAGCCGGGACAGGCCCGGTTGCATCGAGTATCTCGATGCGAAAGGGGGCACACACGTCTACGCCGTGCGCTGCCCGGAGGTCCGCTGAGGGTCGCAAGCGGCGGTTCCGCCCCGGCGGCCCTGGATCAGCCCCTGAACGCCCAGATCGGGATGCCGCGCGGCATGCCCGGCTTGTCCCGGCGGTAGGCCAGGTTCCCGTAGCGGATCGTCTTCGCGTCGATCGCCTCGACCTGCCGACCGGTGAGCACCAGCGCGCCGCAATAGTCTGCGCGGCCAGTGCCGATCACCGGATGGATCGCGAACAGCTCGAGATCCGTCCACCCCAGGTCCACCGCCTGGGCGCCGAAGCGATCGAGGAAGTCGAGGTTCGCGGCGTGCGTCTTCTGCCACTGCTCGCCGTAGAGGCCGGGGCACGGGCTCTTCGCCGGGCTCTGGCTCTCGACACCGGAGCGCCAGGTGTAGAGGTCGGAGGTCGAGACGGGGGCGAGGTGCGCGGACATCGGCGGGGGATACGGGTCGCCCTGTCCGGCCGCTATGCCGCGCCAGCAACAGCTACATGGGACGCGCCGTCAACTGGTGGGGCAGATGGTGGGGTGAGCCGGCCGTCGAAGCGAATTTCCCTTCTCAGACAAAGGACGGTGGCGGAAGGGGTGGGACATTCCGAGCCAACCTCACTGATTCAAATATAACAATGACTTAGCCAGGGTGCAGCCGTTCACCTGTAGCGCAAAGCTGTAGCACCGCTGAGGTACGTTTCACGCCCCGTCCCCTCTCTCACCTCTCGCAACCTCCTTCATCATCTCGTCAGGCAACGGTCGCTGAAGCGTCAGCGCGTCCTGTGTCGGTGCCTCAAGCCACATCGCCCACTCCTCAGGCTTGGTCAGCAGCACAGGCATTGCCTTGGGATGGACCGGACCGACCACACCATTGGCCTCTGTGGTGAGGAAGGAGAACAGCCGGTGCTCCTCCTCCACCCTGTCAGGGTTCTCCTTCTTGGTCCCTCTCACGCCCGTCCAGGGCCGCCAGATGCCCGCGAAGGCGAACAGAGGACGATCCTCGTTCAGGGCGAACCACACGGGCGTCTTGCGTGGCTTGGTGTCGGCGTACTCCGAGAACGAGCTGACGGGCACGAGACAGCGGTACTCAGGCTTCAGCCAGGGCCGCCAATGGGGGCTCTTCACGTTGCGGACGTTCGTAACGGGGTGCTCACCGAATGCCTTGGGACCAGGGATGCCCCATCGCATCATCGTCAGCTCGCGACCTTCAGGCGCGTTCCAGACCACCGGGGCCATCTGGTCGGGGAAGATGCCAGGGAGCGGGGGAAGGTTGCCCGTCTGGTCACGCTCGACCCCGAACGCCTTGCGTAGCTCATCGGGGCCAGCTCTCAGGCTGTAGAGGTTGCACATCCTGTCAGTTCGCTCTGAGGACGCGTTAGGAGCCGCTTCAAGCTCAGCGATGAACACCAAAAGGCAGGGAGCGCCTGAAGCCCCCTGCCCTCTCCTACCTAAATGTCTCTATGCCGATGAAGCGGCCTTACTGGGCTTGGCCCTGAGCGCCACCCTGCTGCTTGTCCTTCTTGTTGGCCTTGTGGTGACCAACGGCACAGCCAGCCGCCGCACCCATCTTGCCATGACCGGCCATGCTGCCCGCTGCACCACCGACGATAGCGCCCTTGATGCAGCCCTTGGCCTCCGCTGAGCTGACACCCGCCACCATGCCGATAGCGAGACTGGCAGCCAGGATGAGGTTCGTCCTCATGGTTGTTTCCTCCGATGAACTCGGAAGCTCAACTTGAGGCGGAGCAGAACGTTCCCAGCGCAGAGGGGCAGTCAAGATCAAGCTTGACACGCTTCCTTGTGCTTCACGCCTGACGACTAACCCACGACCAACCCCTTCCATCCAACTAAATCCCAGGAGGGCATCCATGACCCTCAGGGTCTATACTTTCAATCCCCGTTTGCGAGGCGTCCGGTCAGCCTTCAAGCTCCGAGGCATGCCCCATGCCGATGACCTCTGGCTGTCGGCCAAGGATGCCGGACAGGCCATAGGCTGGCACCCTGACACGTTCAGACACCGCCGAGAGGTGGCGCTGGACGGTGACGCTTGGGGCTACGCCACCCTGCCGACAGCCAAGGGGAACCACATGATGGTGATGGTCTCCAGAGGCGCGCTCAGGGCCATGCTGAGTGGCGTGCGGAC is from Methylobacterium radiodurans and encodes:
- a CDS encoding SOS response-associated peptidase — translated: MCNLYSLRAGPDELRKAFGVERDQTGNLPPLPGIFPDQMAPVVWNAPEGRELTMMRWGIPGPKAFGEHPVTNVRNVKSPHWRPWLKPEYRCLVPVSSFSEYADTKPRKTPVWFALNEDRPLFAFAGIWRPWTGVRGTKKENPDRVEEEHRLFSFLTTEANGVVGPVHPKAMPVLLTKPEEWAMWLEAPTQDALTLQRPLPDEMMKEVARGERGDGA